The following coding sequences are from one Verrucosispora sp. WMMD573 window:
- a CDS encoding monodechloroaminopyrrolnitrin synthase PrnB family protein produces MHRSADVDVISEEHNEQVRRLDPLRLDDELRMLPRLNRTADVAAMVRMLGAALPSAERIAAFTAAECLAAMRDLGMFLGSLQRHGVSAFEAVPGATTTFQLLGHRTGMIPRDTVYHYTSWNPTGGRERLYTGHPMERSLINAVRTCVPSLARSVDIGWSLMHEDPAAPVHAERMASLASHIAVADTVMSGIRTKVTPEFFARMLRPFYEDVRVAGRTYMGPAAAHIPIFLIDLLLWASDRGSPGYLQFCREVSAQTLPQWQERYAQWASMPSITSRVVAALGTSGPPAADEVVEASARSLRRALQTLTSFRGKHLVMARRAYHEELRLYELGSGGGSVGLLEEILALTRQNRALLNATAAQRVQLP; encoded by the coding sequence CACCGCAGCGCAGATGTGGATGTGATCTCCGAGGAGCACAACGAGCAGGTAAGAAGGCTCGACCCGTTGCGGTTGGACGACGAGCTTCGGATGTTGCCCAGGTTGAACAGGACCGCTGACGTCGCCGCGATGGTACGGATGCTCGGCGCGGCGCTCCCCTCGGCGGAGCGCATCGCGGCCTTCACCGCCGCGGAGTGTCTCGCCGCCATGCGTGATCTGGGCATGTTCCTCGGAAGCCTGCAACGGCACGGGGTGTCCGCCTTCGAGGCCGTGCCGGGCGCGACCACGACGTTCCAGCTGCTGGGGCACCGTACGGGAATGATTCCGCGGGACACGGTCTACCACTACACCTCCTGGAATCCGACGGGTGGGCGGGAACGGCTCTACACGGGCCACCCGATGGAGCGCAGCCTGATCAACGCGGTGCGCACCTGCGTACCGAGCCTCGCCCGGTCGGTCGACATCGGATGGTCGCTGATGCACGAGGACCCGGCTGCGCCCGTCCACGCGGAACGGATGGCGTCACTCGCCTCGCACATCGCGGTGGCGGACACGGTCATGAGCGGTATCCGGACGAAGGTCACCCCCGAGTTCTTCGCGCGGATGCTCAGGCCGTTCTACGAGGACGTCCGCGTTGCCGGGCGTACGTACATGGGGCCGGCGGCGGCCCACATTCCGATCTTTCTCATCGACCTGCTCCTGTGGGCCTCGGACCGGGGCAGCCCGGGATATCTGCAGTTCTGCCGTGAGGTGTCAGCGCAGACCCTGCCGCAGTGGCAGGAGCGGTACGCGCAGTGGGCGAGCATGCCATCCATCACGTCCCGGGTCGTCGCGGCACTCGGAACCTCCGGCCCACCTGCCGCGGACGAAGTCGTCGAGGCCAGTGCGAGGAGCCTGCGGCGAGCCCTGCAGACGCTCACGTCGTTTCGCGGAAAGCACCTGGTGATGGCGCGACGTGCCTATCACGAGGAACTCCGGCTCTACGAGCTGGGCAGTGGCGGCGGGAGTGTGGGGCTCCTCGAGGAGATTCTCGCCCTCACCAGACAGAACCGCGCCCTGCTCAACGCCACCGCTGCGCAGCGGGTGCAACTGCCATGA
- a CDS encoding SAM-dependent methyltransferase has translation MEITVVGAGVAGLATALSLHAAGFDRVTVFEAEPHLRPHGLGLNILPNAVRELAELGLLDELQQHAIRTRELAMYNPRGDLVWREDRGTRAGYRWPQLSISRARLVTVLAGEVRRRLGDKAIVTDARLVGLHSEPGRTQGTFMDRDGTTRTVDTGFLIGADGIHSAVRAAFYPAEGPPPANGMTMYRGTAWGRHFLTGSTMAVLGDDRRRLVLYPIDRDNVTNKSLINWVAAFPDEEADPLPHERTAADRRAAVLRQFGSWAPPGVDLPRLLDDTADVQRYPMIDRDPIPRWSFNDVTLVGDAAHAMYPAGSNGATQAIVDARVLSWHLANQTEVRSALRAYEDERRPQMTQLQHANRSLGPEKVITLAHQRAPHGFRDVREVFSEAELAEISRSYARTGRFDLDWVNSRPSLDVARPPGESAGTSTGAADLTGRHDESRAVKETGFITAVIRAMEHDRPDAYLVDRYASLLSTPVSRKMTEQALAAGGTVGSVIVRARFGDIALREATDGGTAQVVCLAAGSDTRAWRLDLPSRTRFFEVDLPGQLEAKERMLESVRDRLVCRRFSLGADLRQDTWPQRLRATGYEPDEPTVWIIEGLLPYLEIEDFTRLIGTVRKMSTRGSVLLVDAPHTDYYTDPANETFLAFMTSRGSAFQLGFDDLGDFLRHQGWTAEAYTLRQLYAGECSWLPAPPERLCPPRDHHWVARAHLD, from the coding sequence ATGGAGATCACCGTAGTGGGGGCCGGAGTCGCGGGCCTGGCCACCGCGCTCAGCCTGCACGCCGCGGGCTTCGACCGGGTCACCGTCTTCGAGGCGGAGCCGCACCTGCGTCCGCACGGGCTCGGCCTCAACATCCTGCCCAACGCCGTTCGGGAACTCGCCGAACTCGGTCTGCTGGACGAGTTGCAGCAGCACGCGATCCGCACCCGGGAACTGGCGATGTACAACCCCCGTGGGGACCTCGTGTGGCGCGAGGATCGCGGCACCCGGGCGGGTTACCGATGGCCGCAGCTTTCGATCTCCCGAGCCCGGCTCGTGACGGTGCTGGCCGGCGAGGTACGGCGGCGTCTGGGTGACAAGGCCATCGTCACCGACGCACGGCTCGTCGGCCTGCACAGCGAGCCGGGTCGGACGCAGGGGACCTTCATGGACCGGGACGGCACCACGCGTACCGTCGACACCGGGTTCCTCATCGGCGCGGACGGCATTCACTCCGCTGTCCGCGCGGCCTTCTACCCGGCCGAGGGACCGCCCCCGGCCAACGGCATGACGATGTACCGAGGGACCGCCTGGGGCAGGCACTTCCTGACGGGCAGCACGATGGCAGTGCTCGGCGACGACCGGCGGCGACTGGTGCTGTATCCCATCGACAGGGACAACGTCACGAACAAGTCCCTGATCAACTGGGTCGCGGCCTTCCCTGACGAGGAGGCCGACCCGTTGCCGCACGAACGGACGGCCGCCGACCGGCGCGCGGCCGTACTGCGTCAGTTCGGCAGCTGGGCACCTCCGGGGGTCGACCTGCCGCGCCTGCTCGACGACACGGCGGACGTCCAGCGGTATCCAATGATCGACAGGGACCCGATCCCGCGCTGGAGTTTCAACGACGTGACCCTGGTGGGCGACGCCGCCCACGCCATGTATCCGGCCGGGTCCAACGGTGCCACCCAAGCGATCGTCGACGCCCGAGTGCTGTCGTGGCACCTGGCCAACCAGACCGAGGTACGCAGCGCCCTGCGGGCCTACGAGGACGAACGCCGACCGCAGATGACGCAGCTGCAGCACGCGAACCGCTCTCTCGGGCCCGAGAAGGTGATCACTCTCGCCCACCAGCGGGCACCACACGGGTTCCGGGATGTGCGGGAGGTGTTCAGCGAGGCGGAACTCGCGGAGATCTCCCGCAGCTATGCCCGGACCGGCAGGTTCGATCTGGACTGGGTCAACTCACGACCCTCACTGGACGTAGCACGGCCTCCCGGCGAGAGCGCGGGCACCAGCACGGGCGCGGCGGACCTCACCGGGCGCCACGACGAGTCCAGGGCGGTCAAGGAGACCGGTTTCATCACCGCCGTCATCAGAGCCATGGAGCACGATCGTCCGGACGCCTATCTGGTGGACCGGTACGCGAGCCTGTTGAGCACGCCGGTGTCCCGGAAGATGACGGAGCAGGCGCTGGCCGCCGGCGGCACCGTCGGGTCCGTGATCGTCCGAGCCCGGTTCGGTGACATCGCGCTCCGCGAGGCGACCGACGGTGGCACGGCCCAGGTGGTCTGTCTGGCCGCCGGCAGTGACACCCGGGCATGGCGCCTGGACCTTCCCTCGCGTACCCGGTTCTTCGAGGTCGACCTGCCGGGCCAGTTGGAGGCCAAGGAACGGATGTTGGAGTCGGTCCGGGACCGGCTCGTCTGCCGTCGGTTCTCCCTCGGCGCGGATCTTCGGCAGGACACCTGGCCACAGCGGCTGCGGGCAACCGGCTACGAACCAGACGAACCCACGGTCTGGATCATCGAGGGCCTGCTTCCCTACCTCGAGATCGAGGATTTCACCCGGCTGATCGGCACCGTCCGGAAGATGTCGACGCGCGGCTCGGTACTGCTTGTCGACGCGCCGCACACCGACTACTACACCGATCCGGCCAACGAGACGTTTCTGGCGTTCATGACGTCACGGGGATCCGCGTTTCAGCTCGGCTTCGACGACCTCGGCGACTTCCTGCGCCACCAGGGCTGGACAGCGGAGGCCTACACGCTGCGGCAGCTCTACGCGGGCGAGTGCTCGTGGCTGCCCGCGCCGCCCGAGCGCCTCTGCCCGCCTCGTGACCATCACTGGGTGGCTCGCGCCCATCTCGACTGA
- a CDS encoding class I SAM-dependent methyltransferase: protein MTTRTAVPSRVRRALARASEHGFQGACEDPVGPLLATLAAAVPPNGRILELGTGTGVGTAWLAEGLGRRDDVRLETIELDESLAAAVRADDWPTHVTIHTADAEALLPTLGRFDLVFADAVAGKWTGLDLTIDALAPGGSLVVDDMDLGRYTDPQHRTAVLRVQRTLTDDPRLVTARISAGTGLIISTRRSDPPLHRRDEKTP from the coding sequence ATGACGACCCGCACCGCGGTGCCGTCCCGGGTGCGCCGCGCCCTCGCCCGCGCGTCCGAGCACGGCTTCCAGGGCGCCTGCGAGGACCCGGTGGGTCCGCTGCTGGCGACGTTGGCGGCAGCGGTCCCGCCAAACGGTCGGATCCTGGAACTGGGCACCGGTACGGGTGTCGGCACCGCCTGGCTGGCCGAAGGGCTCGGCCGGCGCGACGACGTCCGGCTGGAGACGATCGAACTGGACGAGTCCCTGGCCGCGGCCGTCCGCGCCGACGACTGGCCGACGCACGTCACGATCCACACGGCAGACGCCGAGGCGTTACTGCCCACGCTGGGGCGGTTCGACCTCGTCTTCGCCGACGCCGTCGCGGGCAAGTGGACCGGCCTCGACCTGACGATCGACGCGCTGGCACCCGGTGGGTCGCTCGTCGTCGACGACATGGATCTGGGGCGCTACACCGACCCGCAGCACCGCACCGCGGTCCTGCGGGTGCAACGGACGCTCACCGACGACCCCCGGCTCGTCACGGCGCGGATCTCGGCCGGCACCGGCCTGATCATCAGCACCCGACGATCTGACCCTCCGCTCCACAGGCGAGATGAGAAGACCCCATGA
- a CDS encoding alanyl-tRNA editing protein has product MGIDHHGRTQRLDWADVTLREWDCTVLWSDPADPDQGIVLDRSAFYPGGGGQPPDHGVLIWQGVQTRIVGTRKGDDLYLLPAPGDPVPPIGTTVTGAIDDDRRSSLMRTHSGLHVLCGTVFRDFNVLVTGSNMEPGEARMDFNLPEIPPGFKQSLEDAVNAEIAADRKIVVRMLSREEANATPDLVRTQFKAPPELPQVRVVDIVGLDVQADGGTHVGSTGQIGRVTVTKVESKGRQNRRVRIKLSS; this is encoded by the coding sequence ATGGGTATTGATCACCACGGCCGGACCCAACGGCTGGACTGGGCAGACGTCACACTCCGCGAATGGGACTGCACGGTCCTGTGGTCGGATCCGGCGGATCCCGACCAGGGCATCGTGCTGGACCGGTCCGCGTTCTACCCCGGCGGTGGCGGTCAGCCGCCGGACCACGGCGTGCTGATCTGGCAGGGTGTGCAGACGCGGATCGTCGGCACTCGCAAGGGCGACGACCTCTACCTGTTGCCGGCGCCGGGAGACCCGGTACCCCCGATCGGCACCACGGTGACCGGTGCGATCGACGACGACCGGCGTAGCTCGCTGATGCGTACCCACTCGGGCCTGCACGTGCTCTGCGGCACCGTCTTCCGCGACTTCAACGTCCTGGTGACCGGCAGCAACATGGAGCCCGGCGAGGCGCGGATGGACTTCAACCTGCCGGAGATCCCGCCGGGCTTCAAACAGAGCCTGGAGGATGCGGTGAACGCCGAGATCGCCGCGGACCGCAAGATTGTCGTGCGGATGCTCTCCCGGGAAGAGGCGAACGCAACGCCCGACCTGGTACGGACCCAGTTCAAGGCGCCACCGGAACTGCCCCAGGTGCGGGTGGTGGACATCGTCGGGCTCGACGTGCAGGCCGACGGGGGCACCCACGTGGGGTCGACCGGCCAGATCGGCCGCGTGACCGTTACCAAGGTCGAGAGCAAGGGTCGGCAGAATAGGCGGGTCCGGATCAAGCTGAGTTCCTGA
- a CDS encoding AzlD domain-containing protein, with amino-acid sequence MRSARTCCPTRRHSDSTWPRRPRSSPCCCRDCAADGSGRSPSLRRCGLCVPKSVLEQPQVQEASALLPVALLAALVAVQTFATGDDLVLDARAAGFAVALVAALLRAPFLLVVALGAGTAAVLRLIT; translated from the coding sequence ATGCGCTCGGCGCGCACGTGCTGCCCGACCCGGAGGCACTCGGACTCGACGTGGCCGCGCCGGCCGCGTTCGTCGCCCTGCTGCTGCCGCGACTGCGCGGCCGACGGCTCTGGGCGCTCGCCGTCGCTGCGGCGGTGCGGGCTCTGCGTGCCCAAGTCGGTGTTGGAGCAGCCGCAGGTGCAGGAGGCGTCGGCGTTGCTGCCGGTGGCGTTGCTGGCTGCCCTGGTCGCGGTGCAGACCTTCGCCACCGGCGACGATCTGGTGCTCGACGCGCGCGCCGCCGGATTCGCCGTCGCCCTGGTGGCGGCGCTGCTGCGGGCACCGTTCCTGCTCGTGGTCGCCCTCGGTGCCGGTACCGCCGCCGTACTGCGGCTGATCACTTAG
- a CDS encoding DUF2277 domain-containing protein: MCRNIRVLHNFEPPVTDDEVEAAALQYVRKVSGTTRPSAANEEAFGEAVRAVTAATRTLLDSLVTKAPPRDREVEAAKAKARAAERYAPRTTTSG; encoded by the coding sequence ATGTGCAGGAACATACGCGTGCTCCACAACTTCGAACCGCCGGTGACCGACGATGAGGTCGAAGCCGCCGCCCTCCAGTACGTCCGCAAGGTCAGCGGCACGACACGGCCCTCAGCGGCCAACGAGGAGGCGTTCGGCGAGGCGGTCCGCGCTGTCACGGCGGCCACGCGGACCCTGCTGGACAGCCTCGTGACGAAGGCGCCTCCCCGCGACCGCGAGGTGGAGGCAGCCAAGGCCAAGGCGCGCGCGGCTGAGAGGTACGCGCCTCGAACGACTACCTCGGGCTGA
- a CDS encoding tryptophan 2,3-dioxygenase family protein: protein MKHDHSPVLPGHGATDYARYMRTDTLLGLQRAPDEVIHRDELLFQVVHQSTELWLKLAAAELDEATAQVRAGRLPAAEALLVRATLAVRLITDQLEMLRFLSPVDFHAMQPALGNGSGAESPGWRQVQAASRQLGRAFDDQLAANDVPAVDLCPADPSDPLHRLAEAMVEWDERVSVWRVRHYQVALRIGGHPPAGIPGSPANMLAKLAEHRFFPELWQVRLRPTTDE from the coding sequence GTGAAGCACGACCATTCACCTGTTCTGCCAGGTCACGGGGCTACGGACTATGCGCGCTACATGCGGACAGATACTTTGCTCGGCCTACAACGAGCGCCGGACGAGGTGATACATCGCGACGAGCTGCTTTTTCAGGTGGTGCACCAGTCGACCGAGTTGTGGCTGAAACTGGCCGCGGCGGAGCTGGATGAGGCGACCGCTCAGGTGAGGGCCGGTCGGCTACCGGCCGCGGAGGCGCTGCTGGTCCGGGCGACACTCGCGGTCCGCTTGATCACCGACCAACTGGAGATGCTGCGTTTTCTGTCCCCAGTGGACTTCCATGCGATGCAGCCGGCGCTCGGAAACGGTTCCGGTGCGGAGTCGCCAGGTTGGCGACAGGTCCAGGCAGCCAGTCGACAGCTCGGCCGCGCGTTCGACGATCAGCTTGCCGCGAACGATGTCCCGGCAGTCGACCTGTGCCCGGCGGATCCGTCAGACCCGCTGCACCGACTCGCCGAGGCGATGGTGGAGTGGGATGAACGGGTGTCGGTGTGGCGGGTGCGTCATTACCAGGTGGCCCTGCGAATTGGCGGTCATCCTCCCGCGGGCATCCCCGGCAGCCCGGCGAACATGCTGGCAAAACTCGCCGAGCACCGATTCTTTCCCGAGTTGTGGCAGGTGCGGCTGCGCCCCACCACTGACGAATAG
- a CDS encoding aminotransferase class V-fold PLP-dependent enzyme has translation MTHPEHSPRCLDGGTHAALRAEFPLVHTCVYLNSNSTGAVPRGGEQVLHDYWETLRTWRDDVWQDWHIGLDRYADSVAALIGAPPGSVLTDANLSTFLARVASCFEYRPPRNRVVITDLDYPTVPFIFRAYGRYGAEVDVVGTGGPHLDQDAVEARLDERTLLVCVPHASFTSGATVDLPRLVARAHQVGALVVVDAFQSVGVMPLDVGALGVDVVIGGAHKWLCGVGTGFLYVRPDLVPLLTPAATGWQAGDRALTFRPSSGWATGIRRFAGGTPYPVTSLISQIGLDLLLGVGIDAIRRHSLALTQRLIDRAGAAGIAVVSPTCATRRGGVVCLDIPDGEAVKRRLAARDVICSWRSYLRVGPHVYNTLDEIDLFMDALEKELRR, from the coding sequence ATGACCCACCCCGAGCACAGCCCCCGTTGCCTCGACGGCGGCACGCACGCCGCCCTGCGCGCCGAGTTCCCGCTGGTGCACACCTGCGTCTACCTGAACAGCAACTCCACCGGAGCGGTGCCCAGGGGCGGTGAGCAGGTGCTGCACGACTACTGGGAGACACTGCGCACCTGGCGCGACGACGTCTGGCAGGACTGGCACATCGGCCTTGACCGGTACGCCGACTCGGTGGCCGCGCTGATCGGCGCGCCGCCGGGCAGCGTGCTCACCGATGCGAATCTGAGCACCTTCCTGGCCCGGGTGGCGTCCTGCTTCGAGTACCGCCCGCCGCGCAACCGCGTGGTCATCACGGACCTCGACTATCCGACGGTGCCGTTCATCTTTCGCGCGTACGGCCGGTATGGGGCCGAGGTCGACGTGGTCGGCACCGGCGGCCCCCACCTCGACCAGGACGCCGTCGAGGCCCGACTCGACGAACGGACGCTGCTGGTGTGCGTGCCCCACGCCAGCTTCACCTCCGGCGCCACCGTCGACCTGCCCCGCCTGGTGGCCCGAGCCCACCAGGTCGGCGCGCTGGTGGTGGTGGACGCCTTCCAGAGCGTCGGGGTGATGCCGTTGGATGTCGGCGCGCTCGGCGTCGACGTGGTCATCGGCGGTGCCCACAAGTGGCTTTGCGGCGTCGGCACCGGATTCCTCTACGTCCGGCCGGACCTGGTGCCACTGCTCACTCCGGCCGCCACCGGCTGGCAGGCCGGCGACCGCGCGCTGACCTTCCGACCGTCATCCGGCTGGGCGACCGGTATCCGTCGCTTCGCCGGCGGCACCCCCTACCCGGTCACCTCCCTGATCTCACAAATCGGTCTGGACCTGCTGCTCGGTGTCGGTATCGACGCCATCCGACGGCATTCGCTGGCGCTCACCCAACGACTGATCGACCGGGCCGGAGCCGCCGGCATCGCCGTGGTCAGCCCCACCTGCGCCACTCGGCGAGGCGGGGTGGTGTGCCTGGACATCCCCGACGGCGAGGCCGTCAAGCGGCGACTCGCCGCCCGTGACGTGATCTGCAGCTGGCGCAGCTATCTGCGGGTCGGCCCGCACGTCTACAACACCCTCGACGAGATCGACCTGTTCATGGATGCGCTGGAAAAGGAGCTGCGCCGGTGA
- a CDS encoding methyltransferase produces MTVTLSPRALMSLLVNGPKAMDVLHTALDLGLLDALEPGPARLDALATRFGVLPLRLYKFLDCIESLGFVTRDEPGDDIGATSYRAVPGLRDAVDAVVGPGATERDRDRYPWRQLHGRLPDSLRGEVSIDDGFAWPPKTAAQTAEFERSMALGLGPAIETVRRHSHQLWSDRHRLLDVGGGDGTLAAHILDSTPNLRADVYNLPAVAPLVAATRDSRGHPERLGFVGGDFFAEPLPRGYDALSFVRVLHDWPNAVARDLVQQAYAALQPGGLILVCEEFRTPDRLAMQFFWSYFLIGVDSSVSRLREVDFYTTLLTETGFRHVAVLPGTWELVIAYKPTG; encoded by the coding sequence GTGACCGTCACCCTCTCACCGCGGGCACTGATGAGCCTGCTCGTCAACGGGCCCAAGGCCATGGACGTCCTGCACACGGCGCTCGACCTGGGACTGCTCGACGCGCTGGAGCCCGGACCGGCCCGCCTCGACGCGCTGGCCACCCGGTTCGGGGTGCTTCCGCTGCGGCTGTACAAGTTCCTCGACTGCATCGAGAGCCTCGGCTTCGTCACCCGCGACGAGCCCGGCGACGACATCGGTGCGACCAGCTACCGGGCCGTGCCAGGGCTACGCGACGCGGTCGACGCGGTCGTCGGGCCGGGTGCCACCGAACGGGACCGGGACCGCTACCCGTGGCGGCAGTTGCACGGCCGGCTGCCCGATAGCCTGCGCGGCGAGGTCAGCATCGACGACGGGTTCGCCTGGCCGCCGAAGACCGCCGCGCAGACCGCGGAGTTCGAACGCAGCATGGCCCTCGGGCTGGGACCGGCGATCGAGACGGTACGCCGGCATTCGCATCAACTCTGGTCGGACCGACACCGCCTGCTGGACGTCGGCGGCGGTGACGGGACGCTCGCCGCACACATCCTCGACAGCACGCCGAATCTGCGGGCCGACGTGTACAACCTGCCAGCGGTGGCACCACTGGTGGCGGCCACCCGGGACAGCCGCGGTCACCCGGAACGGCTCGGCTTCGTCGGCGGCGACTTTTTCGCCGAACCCCTACCGCGCGGCTACGACGCGCTGTCATTCGTCCGGGTTCTGCACGACTGGCCCAACGCCGTGGCCCGCGACCTTGTTCAACAGGCGTACGCGGCGTTGCAGCCCGGCGGGTTGATCCTGGTCTGCGAGGAGTTCCGTACCCCGGACCGGCTCGCCATGCAGTTCTTCTGGAGCTACTTCCTGATCGGCGTCGACAGCAGCGTCAGCCGCCTACGCGAGGTGGACTTCTACACCACCCTGCTCACCGAGACCGGCTTCCGCCACGTGGCGGTGCTGCCCGGCACCTGGGAGCTCGTCATCGCGTACAAACCGACCGGATGA